The following coding sequences are from one Desulfosporosinus orientis DSM 765 window:
- a CDS encoding 4Fe-4S dicluster domain-containing protein, with the protein MAWRFLFNPDLCLGCRSCEIACRNEFASQGSEQWRWLKEVSEISGEHYFLSLSCNHCENPECVRVCPQKTYRKRKDGIVLHDPRLCSGCRKCTYACPFHVPKYSLLTGRVDKCNLCSHRLDNGLPAACVAACPVNALGHLFPSEPDPIESCNSVLGFADVLITKPSIRFIRNIGNE; encoded by the coding sequence ATGGCTTGGCGCTTCTTGTTTAACCCGGATCTATGTTTAGGCTGTCGTAGCTGCGAGATAGCTTGCCGTAATGAATTTGCTTCACAAGGCAGTGAGCAATGGCGATGGCTTAAAGAAGTATCCGAAATTTCCGGGGAGCATTATTTTCTATCATTGAGTTGTAATCATTGTGAAAATCCGGAGTGTGTTCGCGTATGCCCTCAAAAAACCTATAGGAAACGCAAAGATGGCATTGTATTGCACGATCCAAGACTGTGCAGCGGATGTAGAAAGTGCACATATGCCTGCCCATTTCATGTTCCGAAATATTCCTTGCTAACAGGCAGGGTAGACAAATGTAATTTGTGTTCACATCGTCTGGACAATGGACTCCCAGCAGCCTGTGTAGCGGCTTGCCCGGTTAATGCGCTTGGTCACTTGTTCCCTAGCGAGCCTGACCCGATAGAATCATGTAACTCTGTTCTGGGGTTTGCCGATGTTTTAATTACCAAGCCCTCAATAAGATTTATTCGGAATATTGGAAATGAATAA
- a CDS encoding (2Fe-2S)-binding protein gives MAAKTVRLIVNGSPVAVQVEEDRTLLYLLREVMGLTGTKEGCGEGDCGACSVLLDGELVNSCLVLAIQAEGREVLTIEGVGGADQLHPIQQAFIEAGAIQCGYCTPGMVLAAKALLAKVPNPSEEEIRRGLSGNLCRCTGYQKIVDAVKLAARPREDN, from the coding sequence ATGGCCGCCAAAACAGTTCGATTAATTGTCAACGGCAGTCCGGTCGCCGTTCAGGTTGAAGAAGACCGTACACTCCTTTATCTCCTCCGGGAAGTCATGGGACTCACAGGAACCAAGGAAGGATGCGGGGAAGGGGACTGCGGGGCCTGCAGTGTGCTTTTGGACGGAGAACTTGTTAACTCCTGCCTGGTCCTGGCCATTCAGGCAGAGGGCCGGGAGGTGCTGACGATTGAAGGGGTAGGGGGGGCAGATCAGCTTCATCCCATTCAACAGGCTTTCATCGAGGCTGGTGCCATCCAGTGCGGTTATTGCACCCCGGGCATGGTGTTGGCGGCCAAAGCACTCCTTGCTAAAGTGCCGAATCCCAGCGAGGAAGAGATCCGGCGCGGCCTGTCGGGTAATTTGTGCCGCTGTACGGGCTATCAAAAGATTGTTGATGCGGTTAAACTGGCGGCTCGCCCAAGGGAAGACAACTAA
- a CDS encoding DUF1694 domain-containing protein → MSWKHDEKILYLGEFRERIIRRLTKKQIAETFIYPEIKEALSHYIQGYSVAA, encoded by the coding sequence GTGTCATGGAAACATGACGAGAAAATTCTGTATCTCGGGGAATTTCGCGAACGCATTATCAGACGTCTGACCAAAAAGCAGATCGCCGAAACCTTTATTTACCCGGAAATTAAAGAAGCCTTGAGTCATTATATACAGGGTTATTCGGTTGCCGCATGA
- a CDS encoding AraC family transcriptional regulator, whose translation MAVDYREALKQTVIYIENHLGGDIKVEEVAAAAGYSYYHLNRQFTAVLGESIGSYIKKRRLAEAAKKLLYSDRKIIDIAMANGFDSPEAFSRAFKAVFKVSPQTYRQNRLDTFIAGKERLDAGLLEHLACNVTVHPRIVELPEIKVAGLRGETTLRDNRLRELWECANSLYPQIPNRIPQGRAFGICEACAENTLYTMNDDILFTEVAGTEVSSFEGLAGPFVPKVIPGGRYAVFTHRGTLRRLLQTFDYIWGTWFLTTKEELDWREDFELYDGRFLGYDHPDSEIDLYIPIR comes from the coding sequence ATGGCTGTGGATTACCGGGAGGCGTTGAAGCAGACCGTGATATACATTGAAAATCATTTGGGCGGCGATATCAAGGTAGAAGAGGTGGCCGCGGCGGCGGGCTACTCCTATTACCATTTGAACCGGCAGTTCACAGCCGTCCTGGGGGAGAGTATCGGCAGCTATATCAAAAAGCGCCGTTTGGCGGAGGCCGCCAAGAAGCTCCTCTATAGCGACCGGAAGATTATCGATATAGCCATGGCAAACGGCTTTGATTCCCCGGAAGCCTTCAGCCGGGCTTTCAAAGCCGTTTTTAAAGTCAGCCCCCAGACCTATCGCCAAAACCGCCTGGATACCTTCATTGCCGGCAAGGAACGCTTGGATGCCGGACTGTTGGAGCATCTGGCCTGTAATGTGACGGTACATCCCAGAATTGTGGAGCTGCCGGAGATCAAGGTCGCCGGGCTTCGGGGAGAAACCACCTTGCGGGACAACCGTCTGCGGGAGCTTTGGGAGTGCGCCAATTCCCTCTATCCCCAAATACCCAACCGAATCCCCCAGGGGCGGGCCTTCGGTATCTGCGAGGCCTGCGCGGAAAACACCCTGTACACGATGAATGACGATATCCTCTTCACCGAGGTGGCCGGAACGGAGGTGTCGTCCTTTGAGGGGCTGGCCGGGCCCTTTGTGCCCAAGGTCATCCCCGGCGGGCGCTATGCGGTGTTTACCCACCGCGGCACCCTGAGGAGGCTGCTCCAGACCTTTGACTACATCTGGGGCACCTGGTTTCTCACCACAAAGGAAGAGCTGGACTGGCGGGAGGACTTCGAGCTGTATGACGGGCGTTTTTTGGGCTATGACCATCCCGATTCGGAGATAGATCTGTATATCCCGATCAGATAA
- a CDS encoding PucR family transcriptional regulator, which yields MESHLEWVKRIARAQTEKCGLIGLSRLLMEKLERIVFVTDEQGNVQCWHVPQNQSGSPQEKVLLPSLVVGSNEMTKGFITFGGMKYFFYCWPIANQKKEGYLWVLTDNNNLLSEEIESIEFLCSAMLVEIMKRQEQIELKQYLRDESLLNLLFNNSVYPETIGQMWGWNLATAHIVVIMEGKMKVRGHSFSDVRPTAENFLLAKYPGVVTGMIGKCLIALFPYQRKTREKDGQISGNWKKTPLKAYAELQGILSDVELWAGVGNVYFDPPLLYRSYQEAKVALEMGKLLGGEEKLAFFEELGASRLFYNQREQDLRDFFNETLGSVFRYDQQHDSNLLLTLWYYFISGGDIQTVVKKLYIHANTLRYRLRKVEELTGCSLDAQEVRFNVYAALKVGIILGIIMEREN from the coding sequence ATGGAAAGTCATCTTGAATGGGTAAAACGAATTGCGCGGGCTCAGACAGAGAAATGCGGCTTGATAGGACTAAGCCGGCTGTTAATGGAGAAATTAGAGAGAATTGTCTTTGTTACCGATGAACAAGGAAATGTGCAATGTTGGCATGTTCCGCAAAATCAGTCTGGTTCTCCTCAGGAAAAGGTATTGCTGCCTAGTCTTGTTGTAGGCTCTAACGAAATGACCAAGGGATTCATTACGTTTGGAGGGATGAAATACTTCTTCTATTGTTGGCCTATAGCTAATCAGAAGAAGGAGGGTTATTTGTGGGTGCTCACAGATAATAATAACTTACTATCTGAGGAAATCGAGAGCATAGAATTTCTTTGTTCGGCTATGTTGGTAGAAATTATGAAGAGGCAGGAGCAGATAGAGTTAAAGCAGTACTTGCGAGATGAATCCCTACTCAATTTGTTATTCAATAATTCCGTTTATCCCGAGACAATAGGACAGATGTGGGGATGGAACCTTGCAACAGCACATATTGTTGTCATTATGGAAGGGAAGATGAAAGTTCGCGGACATAGTTTTTCCGATGTTCGCCCTACGGCTGAGAACTTTCTTCTCGCCAAATATCCTGGGGTTGTGACAGGAATGATAGGAAAATGTCTTATAGCCCTGTTCCCTTACCAGAGAAAGACAAGAGAGAAAGACGGTCAAATCAGTGGTAACTGGAAAAAAACCCCTCTCAAAGCTTACGCGGAATTGCAGGGAATATTAAGCGATGTGGAACTTTGGGCCGGAGTTGGTAACGTTTATTTTGATCCACCATTGCTTTACCGCAGTTATCAAGAGGCGAAAGTAGCCTTAGAAATGGGCAAATTATTAGGTGGAGAAGAAAAACTGGCTTTTTTTGAGGAATTAGGAGCAAGCCGTCTATTTTATAATCAAAGAGAGCAGGACTTGCGTGACTTTTTCAACGAGACTCTTGGTTCGGTTTTTAGGTATGACCAACAACATGATAGTAATCTGCTATTAACTCTTTGGTATTATTTCATTTCAGGTGGAGATATCCAGACAGTGGTAAAAAAACTGTATATCCATGCCAATACCCTCCGATATCGTTTGCGTAAAGTGGAAGAACTTACCGGATGCAGCCTTGATGCCCAGGAAGTAAGGTTTAATGTTTATGCTGCGTTAAAAGTAGGGATTATACTTGGGATTATTATGGAAAGAGAAAATTGA
- a CDS encoding C45 family autoproteolytic acyltransferase/hydolase → MLTLQTHTAELSGTSYEIGYQLGRMTASIPPLRAAHTAAVDNFGPRQAEEGARLFDRWCPGLTEELCGFADALAVQPEEIFFYGMTYLLPRCSQIAVLPGLAAEGKPLLARNYEFNHEAEDFTLLKTRVTGKYTHMGTGVLHFGRDDGFNEHGLAVTMSSCGFPVGAPPSMRAPKLKGLQFWAVVRALLENCKDVGESLAYLEGMPIAYNINMILMDKAGYAALYETLDGRTAVRRIGPDSPEQLLYATNHAVLPELRDVEPEVMAHSARRYDYISRQLAGRRGVTKEQLKSMLLAKYPEGLCCHYFEEFFGTTKSMVISPADGMIDLCWGGRAENGWQAYAIAQPLANQAGTIQINREIALPGTYAWQPLY, encoded by the coding sequence ATGCTGACACTGCAGACCCATACCGCAGAGCTGAGCGGAACGAGCTATGAAATCGGATATCAGTTAGGAAGGATGACCGCCTCAATCCCGCCATTAAGAGCAGCGCATACTGCCGCCGTGGACAACTTTGGCCCCAGGCAGGCAGAAGAAGGGGCAAGGCTTTTCGACCGCTGGTGTCCCGGCCTTACCGAAGAGCTTTGCGGCTTCGCCGATGCCTTGGCGGTTCAGCCCGAGGAGATCTTTTTCTACGGGATGACCTATCTCTTGCCCCGCTGCAGCCAGATTGCCGTGCTGCCCGGTCTTGCCGCAGAGGGGAAACCTCTGCTGGCCCGCAACTACGAGTTCAATCACGAAGCGGAGGACTTCACTCTGCTCAAAACCAGGGTGACAGGGAAATACACCCACATGGGCACAGGGGTGCTTCACTTCGGGAGGGACGACGGCTTTAACGAACATGGACTGGCCGTCACCATGAGCTCCTGCGGCTTTCCGGTGGGAGCGCCGCCTTCTATGCGGGCACCGAAGCTCAAGGGTCTCCAGTTTTGGGCGGTTGTCCGCGCCCTGCTGGAAAACTGCAAGGATGTAGGCGAATCCCTGGCCTATCTGGAGGGCATGCCCATCGCTTATAATATTAATATGATTTTAATGGATAAGGCAGGCTATGCCGCATTATATGAAACCTTGGACGGCCGCACCGCAGTCCGTCGGATTGGCCCCGATTCCCCGGAGCAGCTGCTCTACGCCACAAATCACGCGGTCTTGCCCGAGCTTAGGGATGTGGAGCCGGAGGTGATGGCCCATTCGGCCAGGCGGTACGACTATATCAGCCGACAGCTTGCCGGCCGGAGGGGAGTAACCAAGGAACAGCTTAAGAGCATGCTGCTGGCGAAGTATCCGGAGGGACTCTGCTGCCATTACTTTGAGGAATTCTTCGGAACCACCAAGAGCATGGTGATTTCGCCTGCAGACGGCATGATCGACCTCTGCTGGGGAGGACGGGCGGAAAACGGCTGGCAGGCCTACGCTATCGCCCAGCCGCTGGCCAATCAGGCCGGGACGATACAAATCAACAGGGAGATAGCCCTGCCGGGAACTTACGCCTGGCAGCCCCTGTATTAA
- a CDS encoding 4Fe-4S dicluster domain-containing protein, which yields MTKLGITIDVGRCVGCHTCAMGCKMQNNVPMGMLWNRIITEGGENLDSASGEFPNLNKSWRPMACMHCENAPCVKVCPVGATYKAEDGRVLINYDRCIGCRYCMAACPYNARVFNWQKAVRQPDFNYGDAPARPLGVAEKCSMCKERTDVGLEPMCVVVCPAKARKFGDLDDPNSEVSKAIRKKASTRLLEELGTKPQVYYLR from the coding sequence ATGACAAAGCTGGGAATAACGATAGATGTCGGCCGGTGCGTGGGATGTCATACCTGTGCTATGGGCTGTAAAATGCAAAATAATGTGCCAATGGGGATGCTGTGGAATCGTATTATTACCGAAGGCGGCGAGAATTTGGACAGCGCTAGCGGCGAATTCCCTAATCTTAACAAATCATGGAGACCTATGGCCTGCATGCATTGCGAAAATGCTCCGTGCGTTAAAGTCTGTCCGGTCGGAGCCACCTATAAGGCGGAAGACGGAAGAGTCCTCATCAATTATGACCGTTGTATTGGCTGTCGATATTGCATGGCTGCTTGCCCGTACAATGCGCGGGTGTTTAACTGGCAGAAGGCAGTCCGGCAGCCTGACTTTAACTACGGAGATGCTCCGGCACGCCCATTAGGGGTTGCAGAAAAGTGTTCAATGTGTAAAGAACGGACAGACGTAGGCTTGGAGCCGATGTGTGTAGTGGTATGTCCAGCCAAAGCCCGTAAATTTGGGGATTTGGACGACCCGAACAGTGAAGTTTCCAAAGCGATCCGCAAGAAAGCTTCTACTCGGCTTCTTGAAGAACTAGGAACAAAACCACAAGTTTATTACTTGCGTTAA
- a CDS encoding molybdopterin-dependent oxidoreductase, producing MEISRRNFIKASGGVTALGIVGITPFTDWIRPASAEGEGQEKIAYTFHPPNCGGRCSYKCTVRDGKLVKLEPNDWPDMAQKKCCLRGLSEIERNYSPDRLKTPLKRVGERGEGKFVAISWDEALKTVTDKFTEMIEKYGAKSILLGQSSNVQYPFNSLAALLGFQNPSLAFAGIDLAQASGMTMVMGVNDTGTNEITDWVNSNMVILVGNNLLETSLTDSAFFFEAKEKGTKMVCIDPCYSTTASKCDQWISIRPGTDSALYLGMINLILNNQWYDADYISKYTSAPFLIRQDNKAIMREGDKYLVWDKNSNSAKPSDTPGITPALEGEYTVNGVTVKTVLTGFIEHVKDYTPAWASQVTEIPEQVITDLTKEYALGGPAAIQWGVGGPDKWYNSDTTGRLGTMVAGLTGNIGRVGGGTGRATNHMTNYAHFAAFSMPPWPLPPQFQSAPAEVTSSAEYPMKPTSVKGYFFQGNTLHQFLTNMNETIKWVKSLEFIVGVDNQQCDSINYADIVLPACSFLESEYDIAYLTADRNHVLLQEKVLEPLFESKSDFQIEQEIAKRMGLDQYLPKTPEEFARNSLKSPDPMFKGISIEGLKANKYVLKLNVPNTPFVGYLDHKFGTQSGKIELYNEVFIENNCAFPIWEEPNEATPSNPLFKKYPLMLGTPHSRFRAHSTFSNSRWINQILNEPIIRINPKDAQARGISNNDFIEVFNDRGRFQCRCNIVNDMRPGMIQIPEGWWSRYFKQGDLQEVTNSNLNPRGEKLFFNKVIPYLDTLVEVKRVEG from the coding sequence ATGGAGATCTCAAGGCGGAATTTTATTAAGGCAAGTGGAGGGGTCACTGCTTTAGGAATCGTGGGTATTACGCCTTTTACCGACTGGATTCGTCCAGCATCGGCGGAAGGCGAGGGGCAAGAGAAAATTGCTTACACTTTTCATCCCCCAAACTGTGGAGGTCGTTGTTCTTATAAGTGCACTGTCCGTGATGGGAAATTAGTGAAACTTGAGCCAAACGACTGGCCGGATATGGCTCAAAAAAAATGTTGTCTCCGGGGACTGAGTGAAATTGAACGCAATTACAGTCCGGACCGCTTAAAAACTCCTTTAAAACGTGTTGGGGAAAGAGGAGAAGGCAAGTTTGTCGCTATCTCCTGGGATGAAGCCCTGAAGACCGTTACTGACAAATTCACGGAAATGATAGAGAAATATGGTGCAAAGTCAATATTATTAGGACAAAGCTCCAACGTCCAGTACCCTTTCAATTCCTTGGCAGCATTGTTAGGTTTCCAGAACCCATCGCTGGCATTTGCTGGGATCGACTTGGCTCAAGCAAGCGGCATGACTATGGTCATGGGGGTCAATGATACCGGTACAAACGAGATTACTGACTGGGTAAATTCCAATATGGTTATTTTAGTCGGTAATAATTTATTGGAAACTTCTCTTACCGATTCCGCCTTTTTCTTTGAAGCCAAAGAAAAAGGTACAAAAATGGTTTGTATTGATCCATGTTATTCCACAACCGCGTCAAAGTGCGATCAATGGATTTCTATCCGTCCCGGAACGGACAGCGCTTTATATTTAGGCATGATTAATTTAATACTCAATAATCAATGGTATGATGCAGATTATATTAGTAAATATACAAGCGCTCCATTCTTGATCCGTCAAGATAACAAAGCCATTATGCGTGAAGGTGACAAATACCTTGTATGGGATAAAAACTCCAATTCGGCTAAACCTTCTGATACTCCAGGAATTACGCCTGCTTTAGAGGGTGAGTATACTGTTAACGGAGTTACAGTCAAAACTGTCCTCACTGGTTTTATCGAGCATGTGAAGGATTATACTCCTGCCTGGGCGTCCCAAGTTACGGAAATACCGGAACAAGTTATTACCGATTTAACCAAGGAATATGCTCTCGGCGGACCGGCAGCAATTCAATGGGGCGTAGGCGGTCCGGATAAGTGGTATAATTCAGACACCACCGGTCGTTTGGGAACCATGGTTGCCGGTTTGACAGGAAATATCGGACGTGTAGGCGGCGGAACAGGTCGTGCAACAAACCACATGACCAACTATGCTCACTTTGCTGCCTTCTCAATGCCGCCGTGGCCATTGCCGCCGCAATTTCAGAGTGCGCCTGCTGAGGTTACATCTAGTGCTGAATATCCAATGAAACCAACATCGGTTAAGGGATACTTTTTCCAAGGAAATACTCTTCATCAATTCTTAACTAATATGAATGAAACTATAAAATGGGTAAAATCCCTGGAATTCATCGTGGGTGTCGACAATCAGCAATGCGATAGTATAAATTACGCAGACATTGTATTACCTGCCTGCTCCTTTTTAGAATCGGAGTATGACATTGCTTATCTGACAGCTGACCGCAACCATGTATTGCTGCAGGAGAAAGTTCTTGAGCCTTTGTTTGAAAGCAAGTCAGATTTCCAAATTGAACAGGAAATTGCCAAAAGAATGGGACTTGACCAATATCTTCCCAAAACCCCCGAAGAATTTGCGCGTAATAGCTTAAAATCGCCGGATCCTATGTTTAAGGGAATATCGATTGAGGGACTGAAAGCCAATAAATATGTATTGAAATTGAATGTCCCGAACACACCTTTCGTAGGGTATCTCGATCACAAATTCGGGACACAGTCGGGCAAGATTGAGCTTTATAACGAGGTGTTCATAGAAAATAATTGTGCGTTCCCAATCTGGGAAGAACCAAATGAAGCAACTCCTTCCAACCCTCTTTTCAAAAAGTACCCGCTGATGCTGGGAACACCTCATTCCCGCTTCCGTGCCCACTCAACTTTCTCTAATTCCCGCTGGATAAATCAAATCTTAAACGAACCTATTATCAGAATCAATCCTAAGGACGCTCAAGCCAGAGGAATCAGCAACAATGATTTCATTGAAGTATTCAATGACCGTGGCAGATTCCAATGCAGATGCAATATTGTGAATGATATGCGTCCCGGCATGATTCAGATTCCCGAAGGTTGGTGGTCACGCTACTTCAAGCAAGGTGACTTGCAAGAGGTTACCAACTCGAATTTGAATCCTAGAGGAGAAAAATTATTTTTCAATAAAGTAATTCCATATTTAGATACGTTGGTCGAAGTAAAGAGAGTGGAGGGGTGA
- a CDS encoding TorD/DmsD family molecular chaperone — MTSSWEEVCGLRTKLYYFLGNCLLESIPDKGTEAMQREFWQQFPLEAANDKMKSGLDRLINCTEYLEKLPASQASQEIQLEFTSLFIGPGQPKAPPWESVYRTPEKLLFGWPTLQVRKAYQQDGFEIKRKYQMPEDHMGLELMFLSTVSDALAKTIINNNQSSIPVMIERQIDFISNHPLTWIEDFFNDAHSSESIGFYSGMIELIWGILLWDLEILREMLQDFK; from the coding sequence ATGACGTCATCTTGGGAAGAAGTATGCGGCTTACGCACAAAGCTTTACTACTTCTTGGGAAATTGTCTGCTTGAATCTATACCGGATAAGGGTACAGAGGCTATGCAACGAGAGTTTTGGCAGCAGTTTCCTTTAGAAGCAGCCAACGATAAGATGAAGAGCGGGCTTGATAGACTAATTAATTGTACGGAGTATCTTGAAAAATTGCCGGCTTCCCAAGCGAGTCAAGAAATTCAGTTAGAATTCACAAGTCTTTTCATCGGGCCTGGTCAACCGAAAGCCCCCCCGTGGGAATCTGTCTATAGGACTCCGGAAAAACTGCTCTTCGGTTGGCCTACCTTACAAGTTCGTAAAGCGTATCAGCAGGACGGATTTGAGATCAAGCGCAAGTACCAGATGCCGGAAGACCATATGGGATTAGAACTTATGTTCTTATCAACGGTAAGTGATGCTTTAGCAAAGACAATAATTAATAACAATCAGAGTTCTATTCCAGTAATGATAGAGCGGCAGATAGACTTTATCTCAAACCATCCGCTAACGTGGATCGAGGATTTTTTTAATGACGCTCACTCCAGTGAATCCATTGGTTTTTACAGTGGCATGATTGAATTGATTTGGGGGATTCTCCTTTGGGATTTAGAAATCCTTCGTGAAATGCTCCAAGATTTTAAGTAA
- the nrfD gene encoding NrfD/PsrC family molybdoenzyme membrane anchor subunit, whose product MENKNKNFLWVGILGLLVLAGLGAWIYQVSNGLIVTGMRNVVSWGLYITAFMYFVGLSAGGLIVSSSATVFNIPSFKKVSLPAVLLSVACIVMAAGFIVVDIGKPQRLLNLIIHPQFRSPLMWDVIVITCYLIISVLYLYFMTQSNPDQRKITIMSRIALPVAILVHSVTAWIFGLMISRVAWHSALMAPIFVASALDSGLALLLIVLWALNRSGKFKMDDKLFSSLAGLLAVFVAVDAFFIGCEILTLVFPGEATVMKDLSLLFSGSLAPFFWGEMILGLLIPFLLLLFAKNREKKSIVLLASALIVIGVFFKRVWLLFSGFIYPMVPGALGVTLGQYNQGVDSTFVPNIWAAQGYYAPTFVEILIFLGIISAGTLVFRFGFQWITKGESGKTKIIGGNTIQQLGGK is encoded by the coding sequence ATGGAAAACAAGAATAAGAACTTTCTTTGGGTTGGAATACTAGGCTTGCTTGTTCTGGCCGGGCTGGGCGCCTGGATTTACCAGGTATCGAACGGACTTATCGTGACAGGGATGCGCAATGTTGTCTCCTGGGGTCTTTATATTACAGCATTTATGTACTTTGTGGGTCTTTCCGCAGGAGGATTAATTGTATCCTCTTCGGCGACCGTATTTAATATTCCCTCGTTTAAGAAAGTATCACTGCCTGCAGTACTGCTTTCCGTAGCCTGCATTGTTATGGCGGCAGGTTTTATTGTGGTTGATATCGGGAAACCGCAAAGGTTATTGAACCTTATTATCCATCCCCAATTCAGGTCTCCTCTTATGTGGGATGTAATTGTTATCACGTGCTATTTGATTATTTCTGTCCTTTACCTGTATTTTATGACTCAGTCTAATCCGGATCAAAGAAAAATAACCATCATGTCTCGAATTGCCTTGCCGGTTGCCATATTAGTCCACTCCGTTACTGCTTGGATATTTGGTTTGATGATATCAAGAGTCGCTTGGCACAGCGCATTAATGGCGCCGATATTTGTCGCTTCGGCCTTGGATTCCGGCCTTGCACTTCTTCTTATCGTTCTCTGGGCGCTGAACCGTTCAGGCAAGTTTAAAATGGACGATAAGCTATTCAGCAGCCTTGCCGGGCTTCTGGCCGTTTTCGTAGCAGTAGATGCATTTTTTATAGGATGTGAAATACTAACCTTAGTATTTCCAGGCGAGGCTACTGTAATGAAAGACCTGTCCCTTCTTTTCAGCGGCAGTTTGGCACCTTTCTTCTGGGGAGAAATGATATTGGGATTGCTGATTCCTTTCTTATTATTGCTTTTTGCGAAAAACCGCGAAAAGAAAAGTATTGTCCTTTTAGCCTCAGCGTTAATTGTGATCGGTGTATTCTTCAAACGGGTATGGCTGCTGTTTTCAGGCTTTATATACCCCATGGTACCAGGAGCATTAGGTGTAACGCTAGGCCAGTACAACCAAGGCGTAGATTCAACTTTTGTCCCTAATATCTGGGCTGCTCAAGGATACTATGCTCCTACTTTTGTTGAGATCCTCATTTTCCTTGGCATTATTTCAGCTGGTACTCTGGTTTTCAGGTTTGGATTTCAATGGATCACGAAGGGTGAATCCGGAAAGACTAAAATTATCGGAGGAAATACCATTCAACAACTTGGAGGTAAGTGA
- a CDS encoding transposase — MKNTKGDKTHSFHSGAVMSTVGNGPKLVIGFEMYKPGQDPSSKDEGELNVGKRLISSIMKRHKNLIDVVVYDALACNSVWINHCRNLDIDTIVRAKNNNNRSLRFVKKKTNKSVAVDIWEDEKGFKKVEIYESTFTMDNVEQPLRFVKFAMKHKDKRRSQIMIVTTCMDMTLKTLFKIIRARWDIENSIFNNLKNECGLEHCFVHGGRAIEAVLYLIFIASNILQLFLLRRLRKHIKTQREMVRLLLKGLYQLKYKVELVLSSA, encoded by the coding sequence TTGAAAAACACTAAAGGCGATAAGACCCATTCCTTTCACAGTGGCGCTGTCATGTCAACAGTAGGGAATGGACCTAAACTGGTTATTGGCTTTGAGATGTACAAGCCCGGACAAGATCCTTCCTCAAAAGATGAAGGAGAGTTGAACGTGGGGAAAAGGCTGATTTCAAGCATCATGAAGAGACATAAGAATTTGATTGATGTTGTCGTTTACGATGCTCTCGCCTGTAATTCCGTTTGGATTAACCACTGTAGAAATCTCGATATTGATACAATTGTGAGGGCAAAAAATAATAACAATAGGAGTTTGCGGTTCGTCAAAAAGAAAACAAATAAGTCAGTAGCGGTTGATATTTGGGAAGATGAAAAAGGATTTAAGAAAGTTGAAATTTACGAATCAACATTTACTATGGATAATGTAGAGCAACCTTTACGATTTGTGAAATTTGCAATGAAGCATAAAGACAAGAGACGTTCACAGATTATGATTGTAACGACTTGTATGGATATGACGCTCAAAACATTGTTTAAAATAATAAGAGCACGATGGGATATTGAGAACTCAATCTTCAATAACTTGAAAAATGAATGTGGTTTAGAGCATTGCTTTGTACATGGCGGGAGGGCCATAGAAGCTGTGCTCTATTTGATATTTATTGCTTCAAACATCCTACAATTATTTTTATTAAGACGACTTAGAAAGCACATTAAAACCCAACGGGAAATGGTGAGGCTTTTATTAAAGGGACTATATCAGTTGAAGTACAAAGTCGAATTAGTTTTGAGTAGCGCATAG